In Carya illinoinensis cultivar Pawnee chromosome 10, C.illinoinensisPawnee_v1, whole genome shotgun sequence, one DNA window encodes the following:
- the LOC122279084 gene encoding uncharacterized protein LOC122279084, with the protein MRTEENNDDSNLDFTSTMLTHKDTESWAPPRNSNFSSGQDIGFPDSNSLPTEYGDLQNHIDHDVMPSTAGIGSNRLDESGECDTKLARGSEEDIGQKRDCKAGHHQQGKYFFYDSPLSEETGVWIPVSVPPMLESEHEEWARGFHTNGGYFPEGDIGWGQYLGEEKELTMWDVVVEMLLAARGKVGAIASGDIHRCAFSLVSRHLLEQAWKEMAQTLTETNFGNVREIIEAEPPKWLADSAASACMLCGVRFHPIICSRHHCRFCGGIFCSECTKGRSLLPAKFRIGDPQRVCDVCCVRLESVQPYLMDQVSHAAQSPTQDLTDLSTLRSWVNFPWGQSMEYEIYKATNTIRSYNKVPEKKIPDAILRQAKGLAIITVVKVGVMVTYNIGTGLVVARREDGSWSPPSAISTFGVGWGAQAGGELTDFIIVLRTIDAIKTFSSTVHLSVGAGLSAAVGNVGRAAEADVRAGDGGYAACYTYSCSKGAFVGCSLEGSVVTTRMKENSRFYGSQSLTALDILLGSLPRPPAAGILYGSLADLCQKFED; encoded by the exons ATGCGGACGGAAGAGAACAACGACGACAGCAACCTTGATTTTACTTCTACGATGCTAACCCACAAAGATACCGAGTCTTGGGCGCCTCCTAGGAATTCCAACTTCTCCTCCGGCCAAGATATAGGTTTCCCGGATTCCAATTCTCTCCCG ACTGAATATGGCGACCTCCAAAATCACATAGATCATGATGTTATGCCGTCCACTGCTGGCATTGGAAGCAATAGATTGGATGAGTCTGGAGAATGTGATACTAAGTTAGCTCGAGGTTCTGAGGAAGATATTGGTCAGAAAAGAGACTGCAAAGCTGGCCACCACCAGCAAGGAAAATACTTCTTTTATGATTCACCGCTTTCTGAAGAAACTGGGGTTTGGATACCTGTTTCTGTTCCACCTATGTTGGAAAGCGAGCATGAAGAGTGGGCTAGAGGTTTTCACACGAATGGAGGTTACTTCCCTGAAGGAGACATCGGATGGGGCCAGTACCTTGGGGAAGAAAAGGAGTTGACCATGTGGGATGTGGTGGTGGAGATGTTACTTGCAGCACGTGGGAAAGTGGGTGCTATTGCTTCAGGTGACATCCACAGGTGTGCATTCTCATTGGTTTCAAGGCATCTACTTGAACAAGCTTGGAAAGAGATGGCCCAGACTTTGACAGAGACTAATTTTGGCAATGTGAGGGAAATAATTGAGGCGGAGCCACCAAAATGGTTGGCTGACAGTGCTGCTTCTGCGTGTATGTTATGTGGTGTGCGGTTCCATCCAATCATCTGTTCAAGGCATCACTGCAGGTTTTGTGGAGGAATATTTTGCAGTGAATGCACTAAAGGAAGGAGTTTGTTGcctgcaaaatttcgtattgggGATCCCCAACGGGTCTGTGATGTATGCTGTGTTCGGCTCGAGTCTGTCCAGCCCTACTTGATGGACCAAGTCAGTCATGCTGCTCAGTCACCAACCCAAGACCTGACAGACCTCAGCACTTTGAGATCATGGGTTAATTTTCCTTGGGGACAGTCTATGGAATATGAGATCTATAAGGCAACAAACACTATCCGGTCTTATAATAAG GTACCTGAGAAGAAAATTCCAGATGCCATTCTACGGCAAGCAAAAGGCCTTGCAATCATTACTGTTGTGAAAGTCGGGGTGATGGTTACCTACAATATAGGAACTGGACTTGTGGTTGCTCGTAGAGAAGATGGTTCGTGGTCCCCGCCATCTGCCATTTCTACATTTGGTGTGGGTTGGGGGGCTCAG GCTGGAGGAGAATTGACAGACTTCATTATTGTGTTGAGAACAATTGATGCTATCAAGACATTCAGTAGTACTGTCCATCTTTCAGTTGGAGCTGGTTTGAGTGCAGCTGTGGGAAATGTAGGAAGGGCAGCTGAAGCTGATGTGCGTGCTGGCGATGGTGGTTATGCTGCTTGTTATACATACAGCTGCAGTAAAG GTGCATTTGTTGGTTGTTCACTTGAAGGAAGTGTAGTCACCACTCGTATGAAAGAAAATTCTCGATTCTATGGTAGCCAGTCATTGACTGCCTTAGATATACTTCTTGGCTCCCTGCCAAGGCCGCCTGCTGCTGGCATCCTCTATGGTTCTCTTGCAGATTTGTGTCAGAAGTTCGAAGATTGA